In one window of Arctopsyche grandis isolate Sample6627 chromosome 6, ASM5162203v2, whole genome shotgun sequence DNA:
- the LOC143912870 gene encoding differentially expressed in FDCP 6 homolog, protein MAALLQNVTNGIWHAFNALHRDHYGLVHKSKLKVLTANIGTLLDLYGVERGLDHYRSTLELDFEHFKYYLHKEVFSPLPHTFSATNLRNFEEKIEEVCWLICRRNYSTRQRPIFSETSVYQLFRIFCMLGDLTPDKDNPRNFQVMLSASEAGLVAEQLVNLLGLPWDHSDWENFSATIGAFRLNTFFAILESKCRTIGNVEEASIAEAVEELYQTFIKDVIKKGFLMKKGYLLPTLREYWFVLQPCEISYYKTPSERFLCGTITINPNCSLESIQGSAKLQKFLLTTSERVFELATQDHKSRLQWTSALQLAIEHSNGRHGYHRSQKAKRREENKRREMQAEEVNKTKKLLQEEMKARIAAEIQAHQLAEMAQEDSKRLQEMKDTQAKLERLLAEETQAKQDEEIVRALQARVLAEEWEKREELERLQEEQQNMLTTETLKRKQFENLQKAKESELKEAEDRIRQIEKKRQMLDEELRLARNKIRHSEESQQILEEKLMVLCPNNKEGDKIRRAVSFMPSSCDKTAPILQARAATLRRHSKKENNNIVVAEYHSFNS, encoded by the exons ATGGCTGCTCTGCTGCAGAACGTCACCAACGGCATATGGCACGCGTTCAATGCACTGCACAGAGACCACTATGGACTCGTGCACAAGTCTAAGttgaag GTATTAACAGCAAACATTGGAACACTTTTGGACTTGTATGGAGTGGAAAGAGGACTCGACCATTACAGATCAACGTTGGAACTTGACTTCGAacactttaaatattatttgcacAAAGAAGTGTTTTCACCGTTGCCGCACACTTTCAGCGCGACAAATTTGAgaaattttgaagaaaagatTGAAGAA GTATGTTGGCTGATATGTCGCAGAAATTATTCCACTAGACAACGACCTATCTTTTCGGAAACTTCAGTATATCAACTGTTTAGAATATTTTGCATGCTTGGCGATTTGACACCCGATAAAGATAACCCTAGAAATTTTCAG GTTATGCTATCGGCATCGGAGGCTGGATTAGTCGCTGAACAACTAGTCAATTTATTAGGACTCCCGTGGGATCATTCAGACTGGGAGAATTTCAGCGCGACGATCGGTGCTTTTAGATTAAAcactttttttgccattttagaGAGTAAGTGCAGAACCATAGGTAATGTTGAAGAAGCGTCCATCGCCGAAGCTGTCGAAGAATTGTATCAGACGTTTATCAAAGATGTTATCAAAAAG GGTTTTCTAATGAAAAAAGGTTATTTGCTTCCGACGCTTCGGGAATACTGGTTCGTTCTGCAGCCGTGCGAAATCTCATATTATAAAACACCCTCTGAACGATTTCTATGCGGTACAATCACaataaatccaaattgttcTTTAGAGAGCATTCAAGGATCGGCCAAGTTGCAGAAATTTCTTTTGACCACATCCGAAAGGGTGTTCGAGCTCGCCACTCAAGATCACAA GAGTCGTCTTCAGTGGACGTCAGCTTTACAGCTAGCCATCGAGCATTCCAACGGCAGACATGGATACCATAGAAGTCAAAAGGCAAAACGTAGAGAGGAGAACAAGCGTAGGGAGATGCAGGCTGAAGAGGTGAATAAGACGAAAAAGCTATTGCAGGAGGAGATGAAAGCACGCATAGCTGCCGAAATTCAGGCTCACCAATTGGCCGAGATGGCACAAGAAGACAGTAAACGTTTACAAGAAATGAAAGACACACAAGCCAAATTGGAAAGGTTGCTTGCCGAGGAAACTCAGGCTAAGCAAGACGAGGAAATAGTACGAGCATTACAAGCAAG AGTTTTGGCAGAAGAGTGGGAGAAGCGGGAAGAATTGGAGAGACTGCAAGAGGAGCAGCAGAATATGCTCACTACGGAGACTCTCAAGCGAAagcaatttgaaaatttacaaaaagcCAAAGAATCAGAACTCAAAG AAGCGGAAGACCGTATAAGACAGATAGAAAAGAAAAGGCAGATGCTGGACGAGGAATTAAGGCTAGCGCGAAACAAAATAAGACACAGCGAGGAATCCCAGCAAATACTCGAGGAAAAACTCATG GTATTGTGTCCAAATAATAAAGAAGGAGATAAAATAAGAAGAGCTGTATCTTTCATGCCATCATCCTGCGACAAAACTGCACCGATACTACAAGCGAGAGCGGCCACGCTTAGAAGACATtccaaaaaagaaaataataatattgtagttGCCGAATATCATTCATTCAATTCGTAG
- the LOC143912871 gene encoding dynein regulatory complex subunit 2, with product MAPKKKGKGNKLAKMSDEERMRYLQHLADIEEEARRRKEELIARYMKNKLNKEEVFARINLAKINLNWRLILRRLKIKDMEKEVQIMITTFTWMMDSKNAVISRLMTSLEEAEDQYSRMLQAHMEMISHFLGISGERLKFFHDNFEQQKDALIEQSDNELHLIEQSQKEAEYSLQLVIHQQEEKMKDHMGKSSLVKAHLANSTKIMLEEDMNNMVLPKQLQLESIWNDMKSVFTDFVNYHDPKIQQYQLLRQKDALFRKEINQHMEQFLVVTDMITHYQYQLENLTENFQFTTRNTRERRDNINMLYTKIKLNITEQQESDKNQLEILSVESYNSIKKLEDMFCKVQKIVQMDLNCRKYEMEGEKVVPWNKLELSKHNVQNGLSEDIMGDIEALDMLENFWFKINRVTVHAATLKAECDSLKQENKHLKNCLKNFLMEAALGDVKGSSTEVAGRPASMRMYRITQHASGTCEPIVRRPVTCVEGSICNAIQHEKRLNKWKNENRQAQKIVVRRYCW from the exons ATGGCACCTAAAAAGAAAGGCAAAGGAAACAAACTAGCCAAAATGTCCGATGAAGAAAGAATGCGATACCTGCAGCATCTGGCCGATATCGAAGAAGAAGCTCGACGTCGAAAAGAAGAGCTCATTGCTCGTTATATGAAA AACAAATTGAATAAAGAAGAAGTTTTTGCAAGAATAAACTTGgcaaaaataaatctaaactGGCGATTAATACTCAGACGGCTGAAAATTAAAGACATGGAAAAGGAGGTGCAAATAATGATAACTACTTTCACTTGGATGATGGATTCAAAGAACGCCGTAATATCGAGACTAATGACATCTTTAGAGGAAGCTGAAGATCAATACTCGAGAATGCTGCAAGCGCATATGGAAATGATTAGCCATTTTTTAG gtataagcGGAGAACGTTTGAAATTTTTCCATGACAATTTTGAACAACAGAAAGACGCATTAATCGAGCAATCGGATAATGAACTTCATTTGATAGAGCAGAGTCAGAAAGAAGCTGAATATTCCTTGCAACTTGTCATTCATCAACAGGAAGAAAAAATGAAAGACCATATGGGAAAATCGAGCTTGGTCAAAGCTCACTTGGCGAATTCGACTAAAATTATG TTAGAGGAAGATATGAATAATATGGTGCTGCCAAAACAATTGCAACTAGAATCAATTTGGAACGACATGAAATCTGTTTTCACAGACTTTGTGAACTATCACGATCCCAAGATTCAACAATACCAGTTGCTCAGGCAAAAGGATGCACTCTTTAGAAAGGAGATCAATCAGCATATGGAACAATTTTTAGTTGTCACT GATATGATAACTCATTATCAATATCAATTGGAAAATTTGACTGAAAATTTTCAGTTTACAACGAGAAATACAAGGGAAAGACGAGATAATATCAATATGTTGtacacaaaaattaaattgaatatcacAGAGCAGCAAGAAAGTGATAAAAATCAACTAGAGATATTGAGTGTTGAAAGTTACAATTCCATTAAG aaGTTGGAAGATATGTTTTGCAAAGTACAAAAAATAGTACAGATGGATTTAAACTGCAGAAAATATGAAATGGAAGGCGAAAAGGTGGTTCCTTGGAATAAATTAGAGCTATCTAAGCATAACGTACAGAATGGTTTGTCGGAAGATATTATG GGAGATATTGAAGCTTTGGACATGCTAGAAAATTTCTGGTTCAAAATAAACAGAGTAACCGTTCATGCGGCAACATTGAAAGCCGAATGCGACAGCttaaaacaagaaaataaacaCTTGAAAAACTGTCTGAAGAACTTTTTGATGGAAGCTGCATTGGGAGACGTAAAAGGATCGAGCACCGAAGTCGCTGGCAGACCAGCGAGTATGAGAATGTATAGGATTACGCAGCACGCATCAGGAACATGTGAACCGATAGT AAGGCGTCCCGTCACATGTGTAGAAGGTAGCATCTGTAACGCTATACAACATGAAAAGAGGCTTAACAAATGGAAAAATGAAAATCGTCAAGCCCAAAAAATTGTCGTGCGACGTTATTGttggtaa
- the LOC143913236 gene encoding BTB/POZ domain-containing protein 17-like, which translates to MNEMKHKNTSEIPHHSKKPTAETAAPSTSAFVEVDNSTSVLIKIATLYADQLMSDINLVVGGKSYPAHRLILCATSEVFQVMLMNREWSEWRESAIELKETPQCSEVFPLFLRYFYTGQIRISQETVLPILSLADKYNIKDLVELCLTYMSRHLANAVQQGQLVSWLQYTMACGHSDVAKECQNFVKWNLETLARTSDFGNFEPEVLISLLQQNDLVVYNEMNLYIFVTRWLEHQRSQLMNAEGQDFSEADVEAHLHDLVYATISHIRFPMMTPRQLAELLLNPFTQIYKEFLVERMAIGMSYHSGHNNRVKEIFSTEEGKLLFTPRLYTEDKWSSVLTIEDFHSLPCYHTRTFVFSSHTSQAEHAGDRTCEWVVDLYPKGVWFHKAFLICWQGKYEVPEVVLRTVRLAVTCRDPPKVPYKTFGREPHMRVKIGILISGVQWGIEHVSAVKERIFHFSASQRVLNIDNVLDFDELNTPIYSPPSSQQQPQTSSRSSSWPKYSKCYCQCGKYFGVSSQQSRSKTCGMCSAPEPPINLIGKNRDQLTIQIVIIPLTDVCSVTSPDFGFK; encoded by the exons ATGAACGAGATGAAGCACAAAAACACATCCGAAATTCCACACCATTCAAAAAAACCCACGGCGGAGACTGCCGCCCCTAGCACGTCAGCTTTCGTCGAA GTGGATAATTCGACTAGTGTTCTGATCAAAATAGCCACTCTATATGCCGACCAGTTAATGAGCGATATAAATCTAGTGGTAGGCGGTAAAAGTTACCCGGCACACAGACTCATACTGTGCGCCACTAGTGAAGTATTCCAG GTAATGTTGATGAATCGAGAGTGGTCCGAATGGCGCGAGAGTGCCATCGAATTGAAAGAGACTCCACAATGTTCCGAAGTGTTCCCACTCTTCCTCCGCTACTTCTACACGGGTCAAATCAGAATATCCCAGGAGACGGTGCTGCCGATCCTCTCGTTGGctgataaatacaatattaaggATTTAGTTGAATTGTGTCTGACATACATGTCGAGACATTTGGCTAATGCAGTTCAACAGGGTCAATTAGTGTCGTGGTTGCAGTATACGATGGCGTGTGGACACAGCGACGTCGCCAAA GAGTGTCAAAATTTTGTCAAATGGAATTTGGAAACGTTGGCTCGAACTAGCGACTTTGGAAACTTTGAACCGGAAGTTCTTATCAGTTTATTGCAACAGAACGATCTTGTCGTTTACaatgaaatgaatttatatat ATTTGTAACGCGTTGGTTGGAACATCAGAGATCTCAACTCATGAACGCCGAAGGTCAAGACTTCTCCGAAGCTGACGTAGAGGCTCACTTACACGACCTAGTATACGCTACAATATCTCACATTAGATTTCCGATGATGACTCCGAGGCAGCTCGCAGAACTGCTATTGAATCCGTTCACTCAGATTTACAAGGAGTTTCTCGTCGAACGCATGGCCATCGGAATGAGCTATCATTCAG GTCACAACAATCGTGTTAAAGAAATCTTCTCTACAGAAGAGGGTAAACTTTTGTTCACTCCCCGTTTGTACACGGAAGATAAATGGAGCTCGGTACTCACCATCGAAGACTTCCATTCCCTGCCGTGCTATCACACCAGAACGTTTGTGTTCTCGTCGCACACAAGTCAAGCTGAACATGCCGGAGATAGGACGTGCGAATGGGTCGTAGATCTTTATCCGAAGGGAGTTTGGTTTCACAAGGCATTTTTAATATGCTGGCAGGGAAAATATGAG GTACCTGAAGTAGTATTGAGAACGGTCCGGCTAGCGGTAACATGTCGAGATCCGCCAAAGGTTCCTTACAAAACCTTCGGTCGTGAGCCGCACATGAGAGTGAAG ataGGAATATTAATTTCCGGAGTCCAGTGGGGCATCGAGCACGTGTCCGCCGTTAAAGAGCGCATATTTCACTTTTCAGCGAGTCAGAGAGTGCTAAATATAGACAACGTCCTCGATTTCGACGAATTGAACACCCCAATTTATTCACCACCCTCGAGTCAACAGCAGCCGCAGACTAGTTCAAGATCATCGTCGTGGCCGAAATACAG CAAATGCTACTGCCAATGTGGTAAATATTTCGGCGTCAGTTCACAGCAGTCGCGTTCGAAGACTTGCGGAATGTGTAGCGCTCCAGAACCGCCCATAAATCTCATTGGAAAAAATCGGGATCAACTCACC ATTCAAATCGTAATAATACCTCTCACAGACGTCTGCTCTGTCACTTCACCTGATTTTGGTttcaaatga
- the MED4 gene encoding mediator complex subunit 4, whose amino-acid sequence MAAHVGTRDRLLSLVDDIELIAKEIIENSITPKPQKMSASEHAQITELLLAKDAELKKTLELAEEQAKIHEKMNRLKMEVDNQDNDICQLQKQLKDAEQILATSLYQARQKLASIFKSRERPVPSEELIKFAHRISASNAICAPLSWQPGDPRRPYPTDIEMRLGLLGRLCELPLNGHAPSLSDIHRITTGEVPASAANQFAWHPSGELHLAVGGASVPLEGSAGARGPKDAPQEDVEVMSTDSSSSSSSDSQ is encoded by the exons ATGGCAGCTCACGTAGGCACAAGAGACAGATTACTATCGCTCGTCGATGACATCGAACTCATTGCCAA gGAAATAATCGAAAATAGTATCACTCCAAAACCACAAAAGATGTCGGCATCGGAACACGCACAGATCACTGAATTGCTTCTAGCCAAAGATGCCGAGTTGAAAAAGACGCTCGAATTAGCCGAAGAGCAAGCAAAGATCCACGAGAAAATGAATAGATTAAAAATGGAAGTTGATAATCAG GATAACGATATATGCCAACTCCAAAAGCAACTGAAAGACGCCGAGCAAATACTAGCGACGTCTCTGTATCAAGCGAGACAAAAACTAGCATCGATATTTAAATCTAGAGAAAGACCGGTGCCATCCGAAGAATTGATCAAATTTGCTCACAG GATAAGTGCTTCAAATGCGATATGTGCTCCACTCTCATGGCAGCCAGGTGATCCACGTAGACCTTATCCTACCGATATAGAGATGCGATTGGGACTTTTAGGTCGTCTATGTGAATTGCCGCTCAACGGACACGCCCCATCACTGAGCGATATTCATCGAATTACAACTGGAG AAGTTCCCGCTTCGGCTGCAAATCAATTCGCGTGGCATCCATCCGGTGAGCTCCATTTGGCTGTCGGAGGAGCTTCCGTTCCGCTGGAAGGTTCTGCAGGTGCCCGAGGTCCCAAAGACGCTCCACAAGAAGACGTAGAAGTCATGTCGACCGATTCTAGTTCAAGTTCTAGTAGTGATtctcaataa
- the Strip gene encoding striatin interacting protein, with the protein MQKRQRDESEGEEEADSPVLNFAYGDCDSHADEIAELYTYSEAGEFPLNERAFERTLQGVGLAPAWQKLTDTERRAVCLLLLDRLESAEAGARGEAARALLYLLQGCWAEVQSDAEQRRWARANAMLLYAVGAFAALVQTLELHARAPPPPPPSSRSHPHPHPHPPHATIADSSELRVVLSALYIVTEVMRAERDRDRDQPEPSPSELHYAALADAFKEELNAPFGDELLAVKLLDTVMVFCAGDHPHVPMKKVLLLLWKVLLVQLGGASALKRRKAERRAERHLRPMTEDTVEVTRHMRPSTPPPSAGDLIDAQNQKRRPLRRQPIIKQVSLDESERGGNGNGNGERDRDRDRDQMQMEREDMCVSDEDYDYEDNGAFEGSNEVVGPPQSKTAPATPKASCRALRILPWMPKVRQRDVDAFLDGARLKFVGYQLPGDSVTLAGLPQPIHEGVSVLRNNVYVSLAELQIEREAEIAKSPLTRGEGDVEETEAEILYRAILQNLPQHMIALLKILLAAAPTSTGKSDSINIMGDVQEPIAPVTVVQTMKQTVDFNRHKEIIIKAVSAILLLLLKHFKLNHVYQFEFMSQHLVFANCIPLVLKFFNQYITSYVRAKNVIPIIEFPACVVGEQPELTMECLDIGDSSFVFSWRNLFSCINLLRILNKLTKWKHSRIMLLVVFKSAPILKRTLKVRQAMMQVYVLKLLKMQTKYLGRQWRKSNMKTISAIYAKVRHRLNDDWAFGNDVEARPWDFQAEECALRNHVDRFNKRRYLEPAPDIPADPCLATALSVPMHLGDDFKNNYELWLEQEVYSSNINWDILLQQ; encoded by the coding sequence ATGCAGAAGCGACAGCGGGACGAGTCGGAGGGCGAGGAGGAGGCGGACAGCCCCGTGCTGAACTTTGCGTACGGCGACTGCGACTCGCACGCCGACGAGATCGCCGAGCTGTACACGTACTCGGAGGCGGGCGAGTTCCCCCTCAACGAGCGCGCCTTCGAGCGGACGCTGCAGGGGGTGGGGTTGGCGCCCGCCTGGCAGAAGCTCACCGACACCGAGCGGCGCGCAGTCTGCTTGCTCCTCTTAGATCGGCTCGAGTCGGCCGAGGCGGGCGCTCGCGGCGAGGCGGCGCGCGCTCTCCTCTACCTGCTGCAGGGCTGCTGGGCCGAGGTGCAGTCGGACGCCGAGCAGCGGCGGTGGGCGCGCGCCAACGCCATGCTGCTGTACGCGGTGGGCGCGTTCGCCGCCCTCGTGCAGACGCTGGAGCTGCACGCGCGCGCGCCCCCTCCGCCGCCCCCCTCCTCGCGCTcgcacccgcacccgcacccgcacccCCCGCACGCCACCATCGCCGACTCGAGCGAGCTGCGCGTCGTGCTGTCGGCGCTCTACATCGTGACGGAGGTGATGCGCGCCGAGCGCGACCGCGACCGCGACCAGCCGGAGCCTTCACCTTCGGAGCTCCACTACGCGGCGCTCGCCGACGCCTTCAAGGAGGAGCTCAACGCGCCCTTCGGCGACGAGCTGCTCGCCGTCAAGCTGCTCGACACGGTGATGGTGTTCTGCGCCGGCGACCACCCGCACGTGCCCATGAAGAAGGTGCTGCTGCTGCTGTGGAAGGTGCTGCTGGTGCAGCTGGGCGGCGCGAGCGCGCTCAAGCGGCGCAAAGCGGAGCGCAGGGCCGAGCGCCATCTGCGCCCCATGACGGAGGACACGGTGGAGGTGACGCGCCACATGCGCCCCAGCACGCCCCCGCCCAGCGCCGGCGACCTCATCGACGCGCAGAACCAGAAGCGCCGCCCCCTGCGCCGCCAGCCCATCATCAAGCAGGTGTCGCTGGACGAGTCGGAGCGCGGAGGCAACGGCAACGGCAACGGCGAGCGCGACCGCGACCGAGACCGAGACCAGATGCAGATGGAGCGCGAGGACATGTGCGTGTCCGACGAGGACTACGACTACGAAGACAACGGCGCGTTCGAAGGGAGCAACGAGGTGGTGGGGCCGCCGCAGTCGAAGACCGCGCCGGCCACCCCGAAAGCGTCGTGCCGCGCGCTGCGCATCCTCCCGTGGATGCCGAAGGTGCGACAGCGGGACGTGGACGCGTTCCTGGACGGGGCGCGGCTCAAGTTCGTCGGCTACCAACTGCCGGGCGACAGCGTGACGCTGGCCGGCCTGCCGCAGCCCATCCACGAGGGCGTCTCCGTGCTGCGCAACAACGTGTACGTGAGTCTGGCCGAGCTGCAGATCGAGCGCGAGGCCGAGATCGCCAAGAGCCCGCTGACGAGGGGCGAGGGCGACGTCGAGGAGACCGAGGCCGAGATCCTGTACCGGGCCATCCTGCAGAACCTGCCGCAGCACATGATCGCGCTGCTCAAGATCCTGCTGGCCGCCGCGCCCACCTCCACGGGCAAGTCCGACTCGATCAACATCATGGGCGACGTGCAGGAGCCGATCGCCCCCGTCACCGTCGTGCAGACCATGAAGCAGACCGTCGACTTCAACCGCCACAAGGAGATCATCATCAAGGCCGTGTCCGCGATCCTCCTGCTGCTCCTCAAGCACTTCAAGCTGAACCACGTGTACCAATTCGAGTTCATGTCGCAGCACCTCGTCTTCGCCAACTGCATCCCGCTCGTGCTCAAGTTCTTCAACCAGTACATCACGTCGTACGTGCGAGCCAAGAACGTGATCCCGATCATAGAGTTCCCCGCGTGCGTCGTCGGCGAACAGCCCGAGCTGACGATGGAGTGCCTCGACATCGGCGACTCGTCGTTCGTCTTCTCCTGGCGGAATCTCTTCTCCTGCATCAACCTGCTGCGCATCCTGAACAAGCTGACCAAGTGGAAGCACTCGAGGATAATGCTGCTCGTCGTGTTCAAGAGCGCGCCCATCCTCAAGAGGACGCTGAAGGTGCGTCAGGCGATGATGCAAGTGTACGTCTTGAAGTTGCTCAAGATGCAGACCAAATATTTGGGCCGGCAGTGGAGAAAGTCGAACATGAAGACGATCAGCGCCATCTACGCCAAGGTTCGCCATCGTCTCAACGACGATTGGGCTTTCGGAAACGACGTCGAAGCTCGTCCGTGGGACTTTCAGGCCGAGGAGTGCGCTCTGCGCAACCACGTCGACCGCTTCAACAAGCGAAGATACTTGGAGCCCGCTCCCGATATCCCGGCCGATCCCTGTCTGGCGACGGCTCTCTCCGTCCCGATGCACCTGGGAGACGATTTCAAAAACAATTATGAACTTTGGTTAGAACAAGAAGTCTACAGTTCGAATATCAATTGGGATATATTGCTTCAACAGTAG
- the LOC143912872 gene encoding dynein regulatory complex protein 10-like → MDSMSDVSTLSTDTGSNISRISFNFNNNERDIKEYSAVDLEIQIQNERITSILRETIFKTEIVIFLTQANQNSINILRDTVSEDDFQIIERFRFEQSVSGLDMDQGDYETITKDQIHQIFIDPGSKVIPVLSHIIWMIIGYSKLKPIIKKTIENVSEIFYKYENSNSSNVIPYLNALVKLKTKMREKLMLTAAEKLKRDVLMRNLYKTNKAVKLKIADATKKLNNIKENFEKEFNEKEGVIKRQQEQLDLLKNNCKAEISRIILETEYEMKLTEECHEDKLSILKEKDAESAEHYECLLRENLDMENELKKIRRNVENDLQDWLDQYDRDVGSKQATLDHLSECYEREKQQLAELQVKFDMQEETYIPLMAQKEEEYQKEVLHKMTTFLMEHAARVIQRAWRKIMAARAEKKRLKKLASKKKKVKDSSVSIIQV, encoded by the exons ATGGATTCCATGAGCGATGTCTCAACATTAAGCACAGATACCGGATCAAATATTTCAAGAATTTCATTCAATTTCAACAATAACGAAAGAGACATCAAAG AATATTCTGCCGTCGATTTGGAAATTCAAATACAAAACGAAAGAATAACATCGATATTGAGAGAGACTATATTTAAAACTGAAATTGTAATATTTCTCACGCAGGCTAATCAAAATAGTATAAACATCCTTCGGGATACTGTATCTGAGgatgattttcaaataattgaaCGATTTCGTTTTGAGCAAAGTGTCTCGGGGTTGGATATGGATCAAGGCGATTATGAAACTATTACAAAAGATCAGATTCATCAA attttcattgATCCCGGTTCTAAAGTTATCCCTGTACTATCACATATAATATGGATGATTATCGGCTATTCGAAACTGAAACCGATAATTAAgaaaacaattgaaaatgttagtgaaattttctataaatat gaAAATTCTAACTCTTCCAATGTTATCCCATACTTGAATGCCTtggttaaattaaaaacaaaaatgcgAGAAAAGTTAATGCTTACTGCTGCTGAAAAGTTGAAAAGAGACGTGTTGATGAGGAATTTGTATAAAACGAACAAAGCAGTGAAATTGAAAATCGccg ATGCAacaaaaaaactaaataatatCAAAGAAAACTTTGAAAAAGAGTTTAATGAGAAAGAAGGTGTTATTAAAAGACAACAAGAGCAGTTAGatttgttgaaaaataattgCAAAGCTGAAATAAGTAGGATAAt ATTAGAAACTGAATATGAAATGAAGTTAACGGAGGAGTGTCATGAAGACAAATTGAGTATCCTAAAAGAGAAAGATGCTGAATCTGCCGAACACTATGAATGTTTGCTTCGAGAAAACTTGGATAtggaaaatgaattgaaaaaaatcagacGCAATGTAGAAAATGATTTACAGGATTGGTTGGATCAGTATGATAGAGATGTCGGATCGAAACAAGCCACTCTGGATCATTTGAGCGAGTGCTATGAACGAGAAAAACAACAACTTGCCGAATTACAG GTAAAGTTTGATATGCAAGAAGAAACCTACATACCATTGATGGCTCAAAAGGAAGAGGAATATCAAAAGGAAGTGTTACACAAAATGACGACATTCTTGATGGAGCACGCTGCCAGGGTGATTCAACGAGCTTGGAGGAAAATTATGGCTGCTCGGGCCGAAAAGAAACGA CTGAAAAAGTTGGCATCTAAAAAGAAGAAAGTCAAAGACAGCTCGGTCAGTATAATTCAAGtttaa
- the Dnali1 gene encoding putative inner dynein arm light chain, axonemal Dnali1 encodes MAERIIPSEDTLVKYENPVLVTTHPEKRPPISPTPGTSCVTQLTAEIRKETEEILNAILPPREWEEEGQIWTQQVSSTPATRLDVMNLQENLDTKLQQRQARETGICPVRRQLYTQCFDELIRQVTINCAERGLLLLRIRDELNMTMEAYQTLYCSSIAFGMRKALQSEQGKTDLLEQVAELEGEKSVLEKQSAELKQKTEQLERRAAELRAAEEKKHQEEIEALRKTNMQLKAQLEGIITPKK; translated from the exons ATGGCTGAAAGAATTATCCCATCCGAAGACACGCTAGTCAAATATGAAAATCCAGTATTAGTGACGACGCATCCTGAAAAAAGACCT CCGATATCTCCGACTCCTGGCACGTCCTGTGTCACTCAGCTAACAGCCGAGATCAGAAAAGAGACTGAAGAGATCCTCAATGCAATATTACCGCCGAGAGAGTGGGAAGAGGAAGGGCAAATATGGACGCAACAg GTATCGTCCACTCCGGCGACCCGTTTAGATGTGATGAACTTGCAAGAAAACCTGGACACGAAGCTCCAGCAGAGACAAGCCAGAGAGACAGGAATATGTCCTGTTAGACGACAATTGTATACACAGTGTTTCGACGAGCTTATACGACAG GTTACCATAAATTGTGCTGAAAGAGGGTTGCTCTTGTTGCGGATTAGGGATGAGCTAAATATGACTATGGAAGCGTACCAAACATTATATTGTAGTTCTATAGCGTTTGGAATGAGGAAAGCTTTACAg TCCGAACAAGGTAAAACTGATTTGTTGGAACAAGTTGCCGAGTTAGAGGGCGAAAAGAGTGTTTTGGAGAAGCAGAGTGcagaattaaaacaaaaaacggAGCAGCTAGAACGTAGAGCGGCTGAATTGAGAGCTGCCGAAGAGAAGAAGCATCAAGAGGAGATAGAAGCACTTAGAAAAACTAATATGCAATTAAAG GCACAACTGGAGGGAATAATCACGCCTAAGAAATGA